A genomic window from Salvia splendens isolate huo1 chromosome 11, SspV2, whole genome shotgun sequence includes:
- the LOC121755468 gene encoding BTB/POZ domain-containing protein At1g67900-like isoform X1 has protein sequence MLDLDCFRRRKERSEMKFMKLGSRPDTFYTTEAVRSVSCEASSDVIVQVKGNRYLLHKFPLLLKCLRLQRLYAEAASELQLIKLHDFPGGVEAFELCAKFCYGINITLSAFNVVSVRCGAEYLQMTEEAEKGNLISKVEVFLNSCILRGWRDSIVTLQTTKAFPSLSEEVGVTRRCIEAVASRVLSHPEEVVVTGRCIEVSSNGSGSHGHRAKGWWDEDLAELGIDLYWRVMVAIKSGGKVPSHLIGDALRAYSSRWLPNLGKCIHDDGEVHSRNRLILESVVSLLPAEKGAVSCSFLLKLLKAANVVNASVSSKKELAKRAGFQLDEATVDGLLLPSCCENGTRHDVDAVLVMLEEFVSRSAEGVGIEFQERRRSSSAAHSKVAKLVDEFLLEIARDANLPMSKFIAIAEAIPEFARVVHDGLYKAIDVYLKEHPELSKGERKSLCRILDCKKLSVEACTHAARNEMLPLRVVVQVLFFEKVRASMAGDHVTELPSNIKVLLEGRPTPSKRASGINSQNSSVSTLKMRLHEDHDVESDRIVKPSNIKSLSMMPSRSKRMFSKLWPISRSASEKN, from the exons ATGTTGGATTTGGATTGTTTTAGAAGAAGGAAAGAAAGATCAGAGATGAAGTTTATGAAGCTGGGATCTCGACCTGATACATTCTACACCACAGAGGCTGTAAG GTCTGTTTCTTGTGAAGCTTCAAGTGATGTTATAGTCCAAGTAAAAGGGAACAGATATTTACTCCATAAG TTTCCTCTGCTATTGAAATGCCTCCGCCTGCAGCGGCTGTATGCAGAGGCAGCCTCGGAGCTCCAGCTGATCAAGCTCCATGACTTCCCCGGAGGGGTGGAGGCGTTCGAGCTCTGTGCCAAGTTCTGCTACGGCATCAACATCACACTCAGCGCCTTCAACGTCGTCTCAGTCCGTTGTGGAGCAGAGTATCTCCAAATGACAGAGGAAGCAGAGAAGGGCAATCTCATATCCAAAGTTGAGGTTTTCTTGAATTCTTGCATCCTTCGAGGATGGAGGGACTCCATTGTGACATTGCAGACCACCAAGGCCTTCCCCTCTCTGTCGGAGGAGGTTGGGGTGACCAGGAGGTGCATTGAGGCTGTTGCCTCGAGGGTTCTGTCCCACCCGGAGGAGGTTGTGGTGACCGGGAGGTGCATTGAGGTGTCGAGCAATGGGTCAGGAAGCCATGGGCATAGGGCTAAAGGGTGGTGGGATGAGGATTTGGCAGAATTGGGGATAGATCTTTATTGGAGAGTGATGGTGGCAATCAAGTCTGGTGGGAAGGTCCCTTCTCACCTCATCGGTGATGCTTTGAGAGCCTACTCGTCGCGTTGGCTCCCAAACTTGGGTAAATGCATCCATGATGATGGTGAAGTACATTCAAGAAATAGGCTGATTTTGGAATCAGTTGTTAGCTTATTACCAGCTGAGAAAGGGGCTGTTTCTTGCAGTTTTCTGCTAAAACTGCTCAAGGCAGCTAATGTGGTAAATGCCTCCGTCTCGTCTAAGAAAGAGCTGGCAAAAAGGGCAGGGTTTCAGCTAGACGAGGCCACAGTCGACGGCCTTTTACTGCCTAGTTGCTGTGAAAATGGGACGAGGCATGATGTGGACGCCGTTTTAGTCATGTTGGAGGAGTTTGTGTCCCGGTCTGCAGAGGGCGTTGGTATCGAGTTTCAAGAGAGGAGGAGATCATCCTCTGCAGCACACAGCAAGGTTGCAAAGCTTGTTGATGAATTCTTGCTAGAGATAGCAAGAGATGCTAATCTTCCTATGTCCAAATTCATAGCCATTGCTGAAGCAATACCAGAATTTGCAAGGGTTGTTCATGATGGTCTCTACAAAGCCATTGATGTTTACCTAAAG GAGCATCCGGAGCTGAGCAAGGGAGAGAGGAAAAGTCTCTGTCGAATTCTCGACTGCAAGAAGCTATCTGTGGAAGCTTGTACGCATGCTGCACGGAACGAGATGCTCCCTCTAAGGGTGGTGGTGCAGGTTCTCTTCTTTGAGAAGGTACGGGCTTCAATGGCGGGGGACCATGTGACCGAGCTCCCTAGCAACATCAAGGTGCTGTTGGAAGGGCGCCCGACTCCTTCAAAGAGGGCCTCCGGGATAAATTCGCAAAATTCTAGTGTTTCAACACTGAAGATGAGGCTGCATGAGGATCATGATGTGGAGAGTGATCGCATTGTTAAGCCTTCGAATATCAAGTCTTTGAGCATGATGCCTAGCAGATCTAAGAGGATGTTCAGCAAGCTATGGCCTATTAGTAGAAGTGCAAGTGAAAAGAATTGA
- the LOC121755468 gene encoding BTB/POZ domain-containing protein At1g67900-like isoform X2 yields the protein MLDLDCFRRRKERSEMKFMKLGSRPDTFYTTEAVRSVSCEASSDVIVQVKGNRYLLHKRLYAEAASELQLIKLHDFPGGVEAFELCAKFCYGINITLSAFNVVSVRCGAEYLQMTEEAEKGNLISKVEVFLNSCILRGWRDSIVTLQTTKAFPSLSEEVGVTRRCIEAVASRVLSHPEEVVVTGRCIEVSSNGSGSHGHRAKGWWDEDLAELGIDLYWRVMVAIKSGGKVPSHLIGDALRAYSSRWLPNLGKCIHDDGEVHSRNRLILESVVSLLPAEKGAVSCSFLLKLLKAANVVNASVSSKKELAKRAGFQLDEATVDGLLLPSCCENGTRHDVDAVLVMLEEFVSRSAEGVGIEFQERRRSSSAAHSKVAKLVDEFLLEIARDANLPMSKFIAIAEAIPEFARVVHDGLYKAIDVYLKEHPELSKGERKSLCRILDCKKLSVEACTHAARNEMLPLRVVVQVLFFEKVRASMAGDHVTELPSNIKVLLEGRPTPSKRASGINSQNSSVSTLKMRLHEDHDVESDRIVKPSNIKSLSMMPSRSKRMFSKLWPISRSASEKN from the exons ATGTTGGATTTGGATTGTTTTAGAAGAAGGAAAGAAAGATCAGAGATGAAGTTTATGAAGCTGGGATCTCGACCTGATACATTCTACACCACAGAGGCTGTAAG GTCTGTTTCTTGTGAAGCTTCAAGTGATGTTATAGTCCAAGTAAAAGGGAACAGATATTTACTCCATAAG CGGCTGTATGCAGAGGCAGCCTCGGAGCTCCAGCTGATCAAGCTCCATGACTTCCCCGGAGGGGTGGAGGCGTTCGAGCTCTGTGCCAAGTTCTGCTACGGCATCAACATCACACTCAGCGCCTTCAACGTCGTCTCAGTCCGTTGTGGAGCAGAGTATCTCCAAATGACAGAGGAAGCAGAGAAGGGCAATCTCATATCCAAAGTTGAGGTTTTCTTGAATTCTTGCATCCTTCGAGGATGGAGGGACTCCATTGTGACATTGCAGACCACCAAGGCCTTCCCCTCTCTGTCGGAGGAGGTTGGGGTGACCAGGAGGTGCATTGAGGCTGTTGCCTCGAGGGTTCTGTCCCACCCGGAGGAGGTTGTGGTGACCGGGAGGTGCATTGAGGTGTCGAGCAATGGGTCAGGAAGCCATGGGCATAGGGCTAAAGGGTGGTGGGATGAGGATTTGGCAGAATTGGGGATAGATCTTTATTGGAGAGTGATGGTGGCAATCAAGTCTGGTGGGAAGGTCCCTTCTCACCTCATCGGTGATGCTTTGAGAGCCTACTCGTCGCGTTGGCTCCCAAACTTGGGTAAATGCATCCATGATGATGGTGAAGTACATTCAAGAAATAGGCTGATTTTGGAATCAGTTGTTAGCTTATTACCAGCTGAGAAAGGGGCTGTTTCTTGCAGTTTTCTGCTAAAACTGCTCAAGGCAGCTAATGTGGTAAATGCCTCCGTCTCGTCTAAGAAAGAGCTGGCAAAAAGGGCAGGGTTTCAGCTAGACGAGGCCACAGTCGACGGCCTTTTACTGCCTAGTTGCTGTGAAAATGGGACGAGGCATGATGTGGACGCCGTTTTAGTCATGTTGGAGGAGTTTGTGTCCCGGTCTGCAGAGGGCGTTGGTATCGAGTTTCAAGAGAGGAGGAGATCATCCTCTGCAGCACACAGCAAGGTTGCAAAGCTTGTTGATGAATTCTTGCTAGAGATAGCAAGAGATGCTAATCTTCCTATGTCCAAATTCATAGCCATTGCTGAAGCAATACCAGAATTTGCAAGGGTTGTTCATGATGGTCTCTACAAAGCCATTGATGTTTACCTAAAG GAGCATCCGGAGCTGAGCAAGGGAGAGAGGAAAAGTCTCTGTCGAATTCTCGACTGCAAGAAGCTATCTGTGGAAGCTTGTACGCATGCTGCACGGAACGAGATGCTCCCTCTAAGGGTGGTGGTGCAGGTTCTCTTCTTTGAGAAGGTACGGGCTTCAATGGCGGGGGACCATGTGACCGAGCTCCCTAGCAACATCAAGGTGCTGTTGGAAGGGCGCCCGACTCCTTCAAAGAGGGCCTCCGGGATAAATTCGCAAAATTCTAGTGTTTCAACACTGAAGATGAGGCTGCATGAGGATCATGATGTGGAGAGTGATCGCATTGTTAAGCCTTCGAATATCAAGTCTTTGAGCATGATGCCTAGCAGATCTAAGAGGATGTTCAGCAAGCTATGGCCTATTAGTAGAAGTGCAAGTGAAAAGAATTGA